One window of Watersipora subatra chromosome 3, tzWatSuba1.1, whole genome shotgun sequence genomic DNA carries:
- the LOC137390765 gene encoding uncharacterized protein translates to MVNSHSGKPLKSSALDTSQHNSHHTARSSKSQKGATAQSFRSSSYRSGSVKSRSSSSKSRSSISILRMKMAEIAEQEVELQAKLENEKLEHELQQKRTEIEQAKIQAKITAEKRKKDIILQAINEEQEETNLSPVLLRPPTKPPLSVKSQVTSNPGLQSLVLSQNENSHEIISPQLTNAIVNSITSAMNLSRLPPPEPFVFYGNPLEYADWKIAFDTLIDQRNGTTVEKLHYLKRYVSGAAKEAVDGYFLLQSPEAYNKAKQTLQDRFGDSLLIADRFRDKIDQWPKITSKDGVGLRKFSDFLNQCQAALASVPELSILNDSRENRKMAAKLPDWLHNQWVRTATKARQKDKGKYPSFADFCSFIAEEAEIACNAMLAKNPADANDKTSAKRDRKITLKTNTIETTLSDNNKSIVINAAQQKTSFCKFYSEPRRHLTTECHDLAKQPHEKKQEFVKMNSLCFSCLEKTSATHRSKTCTNKATCSKCTKAHPTSLHIEYPTSYSPDMPSGSKSNQAFKDKKHNDSQVSKADPKHEANEEKHVSHNLETPSVVKAASMTIPVWVSSANEPNKEMLVYALLDSQSSSSFVTTSVANATNASKTETMLNLATMTSSSSTIKCQKVTGLRVRGQDSKRIIKLPPAYAKDEIPAIKEHIPTRKSVNAWPHLRRVVAEMGADHDVNTPLGLLIGYDCPLAFRSSENVIGNDTEPFAMKTELGWVVMGNLNSRNQMNDRSICHKVVSKEIMSPHNETRNMVNFLVKKDTYSNIETDTKTEILQVMSTDFTDTKVTETGLSVEDQQFIQIMKENTHRDSQGYVAMPLPLKSTPSSPNTLPSAKHRLNLLLEKLAKEARKEVKRYGLVSTCMSSRAVHLQLLNDMSTDSFINALQSFIAIRGSVRQIRCDQGTNFVGAMSELTKELQKQLPNQSMNTEFVSNPPHTFHTGGVWERQIHTVRSFLKGLFCRHGGRFDSATLRTILFEVMAIVNSQPLGLITDEQVPHTPNLLLTIKSDVVLPPPGQFPEPDVYSRKHWKQFQYIANEFWKRWRTDYLSTLQQRQKWNKPTKDIKVGGIVVVNDSDAVRNDWKLAKVVQCNKSRDGLVRSARVLIANPDYRKGTNKRQHLDRPVTKTVFLVENKL, encoded by the coding sequence ATGGTGAATTCACATAGTGGCAAGCCACTAAAAAGCAGTGCTTTAGACACATCACAGCACAACTCACATCATACTGCTCGCAGTTCTAAGTCTCAAAAAGGGGCCACGGCTCAAAGCTTCCGATCTAGTAGCTATCGATCAGGCTCAGTAAAATCTCGATCAAGTTCTAGCAAATCGCGCAGTAGCATATCCATATTACGTATGAAAATGGCTGAAATAGCTGAACAAGAAGTAGAACTCCAAGctaaacttgaaaatgaaaaattggaACACGAGTTGCAACAAAAAAGAACAGAAATAGAACAGGCAAAAATTCAAGCAAAAATTACTGCAGAAAAACGAAAAAAGGATATAATCCTTCAAGCCATTAATGAAGAGCAAGAGGAGACAAATTTGAGCCCAGTGTTGCTCAGACCTCCTACAAAACCTCCACTTAGTGTAAAATCACAAGTCACTTCTAATCCTGGTTTGCAAAGCTTAGTACTAAGCCAAAACGAAAACAGTCATGAAATAATATCCCCACAATTGACAAATGCCATAGTAAATTCTATCACATCTGCTATGAACTTATCTCGCTTGCCACCTCCAGAACCTTTTGTGTTTTACGGAAATCCTCTAGAGTATGCGGATTGGAAAATAGCCTTTGATACATTGATAGATCAAAGAAATGGTACAACAGTTGAAAAACTGCACTACTTGAAAAGGTATGTCAGCGGTGCAGCAAAGGAAGCTGTTGATGGCTACTTCCTACTGCAATCGCCAGAAgcctacaataaggcaaaacaaacACTTCAAGACAGATTTGGAGATTCTTTGCTTATAGCAGATAGGTTTAGAGACAAAATAGATCAATGGCCTAAAATAACTTCCAAAGATGGTGTTGGACTTAGAAAGTTTTCCGACTTTCTAAACCAATGTCAAGCAGCTCTAGCTAGTGTGCCTGAACTTTCAATATTGAATGATAGTAGAGAAAACAGGAAAATGGCGGCAAAGCTACCTGACTGGCTGCACAACCAGTGGGTACGCACAGCCACTAAGGCCAGACAAAAGGACAAAGGCAAATATCCATCATTTGctgatttttgttcattcattgcTGAAGAAGCAGAAATAGCTTGCAATGCTATGCTGGCAAAAAACCCAGCAGATGCAAATGACAAAACCTCTGCAAAACGAGATAGAAAGATTACTCTTAAGACCAACACAATAGAAACTACACTGTCAGATAACAATAAGTCTATAGTTATAAATGCAGCACAGCAAAAAACTTCCTTCTGTAAGTTTTACAGTGAACCAAGACGACATCTCACCACTGAGTGTCATGATCTAGCTAAACAGCCACACGAAAAGAAACAAGAATTTGTCAAAATGAACTCTCTATGTTTTTCATGTCTAGAAAAAACTAGCGCAACTCATAGATCAAAAACTTGTACAAACAAAGCAACATGCTCAAAATGTACCAAAGCACATCCAACATCATTGCACATAGAATATCCGACTAGCTATAGTCCCGACATGCCTTCTGGTTCAAAGTCCAATCAGGCTTTTAAAGATAAAAAGCACAATGATAGCCAAGTGTCTAAGGCCGACCCAAAGCATGAAGCAAATGAAGAGAAGCATGTCTCTCACAATTTAGAAACTCCATCTGTAGTCAAAGCCGCATCGATGACAATACCTGTGTGGGTATCTAGCGCAAATGAACCCAACAAAGAAATGTTGGTCTATGCCTTGCTTGATAGCCAATCTAGTTCCTCCTTTGTCACCACAAGTGTAGCCAATGCAACAAATGCATCCAAAACTGAAACTATGCTAAACCTAGCAACAATGACATCTTCAAGTTCAACTATCAAATGTCAAAAAGTTACTGGACTTAGAGTAAGAGGTCAAGACTCAAAACGAATAATCAAACTTCCTCCAGCTTATGCAAAAGATGAAATACCTGCAATTAAAGAGCATATTCCAACCAGGAAATCTGTCAATGCTTGGCCACATCTGCGACGAGTAGTAGCAGAAATGGGTGCAGATCATGATGTTAATACACCATTAGGTCTACTTATTGGTTATGATTGCCCTCTAGCATTTAGGTCAAGTGAAAATGTCATAGGTAATGACACAGAACCATTTGCTATGAAAACAGAACTAGGCTGGGTAGTTATGGGAAACCTTAACTCTAGGAATCAAATGAATGACAGAAGCATATGTCATAAGGTAGTATCCAAGGAGATAATGTCTCCTCACAATGAAACCAGAAACATGGTGAACTTCTTGGTCAAGAAGGACACTTATAGCAACATAGAAACTGATACAAAAACAGAAATTCTTCAGGTCATGAGCACAGACTTCACTGACACCAAGGTCACAGAAACTGGTTTGTCAGTCGAAGATCAGCAATTTATCCAAATCATGAAAGAAAATACACATAGGGATTCTCAAGGTTACGTAGCAATGCCTCTACCACTAAAGAGCACACCAAGCTCACCAAACACATTACCATCAGCAAAGCATCGCCTGAACTTGCTGCTCGAAAAATTAGCCAAGGAAGCTCGAAAGGAAGTCAAAAGATATGGACTTGTATCCACATGCATGAGTTCAAGAGCAGTTCATTTACAGCTCTTAAATGACATGTCCACTGATTCTTTCATTAACGCTTTACAGTCCTTTATAGCCATAAGAGGATCTGTAAGACAAATCAGGTGCGACCAGGGTACGAATTTTGTAGGCGCCATGTCGGAATTAACAAAGGAGTTGCAGAAGCAACTACCAAACCAGTCTATGAATACTGAGTTCGTATCCAACCCTCCACATACATTTCACACGGGTGGAGTTTGGGAGAGGCAAATTCATACAGTAAGAAGTTTTTTGAAGGGTTTGTTCTGTAGGCATGGTGGGAGGTTTGATAGTGCAACTTTGCGCACTATTCTTTTTGAAGTAATGGCAATAGTCAATTCTCAACCTCTTGGTCTCATCACGGATGAACAGGTCCCTCATACCCCAAATTTACTTTTGACCATAAAATCCGATGTAGTGTTACCTCCACCTGGTCAATTCCCTGAACCTGATGTTTACTCCCGAAAACACTGGAAACAATTTCAGTACATTGCCAATGAGTTTTGGAAGCGGTGGCGTACTGACTATTTAAGCACACTGCAACAAAGGCAAAAATGGAATAAACCAACAAAAGATATTAAAGTAGGAGGCATTGTAGTGGTAAATGACAGTGATGCTGTTAGAAACGACTGGAAACTAGCCAAAGTTGTACAGTGTAACAAGTCTAGAGATGGTCTAGTTAGATCTGCTAGGGTGCTGATTGCTAATCCTGACTACCGTAAAGGCACCAACAAACGGCAACACCTAGATAGACCAGTAACAAAGACTGTGTTTCTGGTTGAGAACAAACTGTAA